A single genomic interval of Psychroserpens sp. NJDZ02 harbors:
- a CDS encoding XAC2610-related protein translates to MLNNKIQITGYLTILFGLFSIGVFCQTDYQITGFSEHYTGLLTIDKGFEEDVFKKGSISIFKTGTTKSIITIHSEELTIDLDTDNNRQTNVLEIPYGNQSIIIAKDFNFDGLPDLAIMDGQYSCYHGPSFQIYLQTDDNLKHSPEFTRLAQDYCGMFFMDYDSQTIHTSTKSGCCWHQYSEFKVEQNKPVVIKIEEIGLSADGILEEHLEKTRVGNQMVEKKYNSLSDDIDIILIYDLTFKDGKKMELYHAKAYQEFLLYTFKAKDENIELAYTDQFVFDKNKNTLTFTNQDVTYQIYNGGIIISTPKQKIDLKAESIEENTSLSSLSELSLNNLIVE, encoded by the coding sequence ATGCTAAATAATAAAATACAAATAACTGGTTACCTTACAATCCTATTTGGACTTTTTTCAATAGGTGTTTTTTGTCAAACAGACTATCAAATCACAGGCTTTTCAGAACACTACACAGGACTACTGACTATCGACAAAGGATTTGAAGAGGACGTTTTTAAAAAAGGGAGTATTTCAATTTTTAAAACTGGTACTACAAAAAGTATAATTACTATCCATTCGGAAGAATTAACCATAGACTTGGATACTGATAATAACAGACAAACTAATGTTTTAGAAATTCCTTATGGCAATCAAAGTATTATAATAGCTAAAGATTTCAATTTTGATGGTCTCCCAGATTTAGCGATTATGGATGGTCAATATAGTTGCTATCATGGGCCTTCTTTTCAAATATACCTTCAAACAGATGATAATTTAAAACATAGTCCCGAATTCACAAGATTAGCACAAGATTACTGTGGGATGTTTTTTATGGATTATGATAGTCAAACAATCCATACCTCAACTAAAAGTGGGTGTTGTTGGCATCAATATTCAGAGTTTAAAGTGGAACAAAATAAACCTGTTGTCATAAAAATTGAAGAAATCGGATTAAGCGCCGATGGTATTTTAGAAGAACATTTAGAAAAAACTAGAGTTGGCAATCAAATGGTCGAAAAAAAATACAACTCTTTAAGTGATGATATAGATATTATTTTAATCTACGATTTGACTTTTAAAGACGGAAAGAAAATGGAACTATACCACGCCAAAGCCTATCAAGAATTTTTACTCTACACCTTTAAAGCCAAAGACGAAAACATTGAATTAGCTTACACCGATCAATTTGTTTTTGATAAAAACAAAAACACGTTAACCTTTACTAATCAAGATGTAACCTACCAGATCTACAATGGCGGTATTATTATAAGCACACCAAAGCAAAAAATCGACCTTAAAGCAGAAAGCATCGAAGAAAACACCTCACTGTCTAGTTTATCTGAGTTATCCTTGAATAATTTAATTGTAGAATAA
- a CDS encoding n-acetylglutamate synthase encodes MNYHNKNFKPITNSDNAETSVETIFKYKQNGTILTDKYSGGQIAEGHLIGIVDQKGAIDMRYHQINIKGELMTGVCQSQPEIMTNRKIRLYENWTWTSGNQTNGTSILEEI; translated from the coding sequence ATGAACTATCACAATAAAAACTTTAAGCCAATTACCAATTCTGACAACGCAGAAACCTCCGTAGAAACCATTTTTAAATATAAACAAAATGGGACTATTTTGACAGACAAGTATAGCGGTGGACAAATTGCAGAAGGTCATTTAATAGGGATCGTAGATCAAAAAGGAGCTATAGATATGCGTTACCATCAGATTAATATAAAAGGCGAATTAATGACAGGTGTGTGCCAATCTCAACCGGAAATCATGACAAACAGAAAAATCAGACTGTATGAAAACTGGACATGGACCTCTGGTAATCAAACAAACGGAACATCAATTTTAGAAGAAATATAA
- a CDS encoding WG repeat-containing protein has product MTRILLCVIILSSLLSCENNENKLLPIKVNGLLGFINYSGEMVIDPIYDDFEGYSNGVIGVGFNGKDGFIDEKGEELTGFIYDRVRYFTDGLASVRLNGKYGFVNTKGDVVIPIQYGYVFHFSDGMVVFSQDPYEQKYGYLDKSGTVIVEPKFDEAKAFFEGFAAVKIDDKYGFINKKGDYIVTPKYDKVEDFFEGYAAVSKEGLWGFIDGSGNEVIPLIYREVEPFIEGYAIVDKSYNKKGMINTLNEIVIPFEFAELEPFQEGLAVASYFGDKKGFINKEGKWVITLSYDYAEGFNEGLAAVGIRNGREEENGDVLFGYIDKKGKQVIAPKFSSARPFVDGIAIVGVKTGEYTYNLGYINKEGDYIIKPRFFNASPFFNGVASIHDVNGNPKKNYIDKTGEVLYVADKKE; this is encoded by the coding sequence ATGACTAGAATTCTACTGTGTGTTATCATTTTAAGTTCCTTATTAAGTTGTGAAAACAATGAAAATAAGCTTCTTCCTATAAAGGTAAATGGGCTATTGGGGTTTATTAATTACTCAGGCGAGATGGTCATTGACCCAATATATGATGATTTTGAAGGGTATTCCAATGGAGTTATTGGTGTAGGATTTAACGGGAAAGATGGTTTTATAGATGAAAAAGGAGAAGAGCTTACAGGTTTTATATACGATCGTGTCCGTTATTTTACTGATGGTTTAGCAAGTGTGAGACTTAATGGTAAGTACGGTTTTGTAAATACCAAGGGAGATGTTGTAATCCCAATACAATATGGTTATGTATTTCATTTTAGTGATGGGATGGTTGTTTTTAGTCAAGATCCGTACGAACAAAAGTATGGGTATCTAGATAAAAGTGGTACTGTAATTGTTGAACCAAAATTTGATGAGGCTAAGGCATTTTTTGAAGGTTTTGCAGCAGTAAAGATTGATGATAAGTATGGTTTTATTAATAAAAAAGGAGACTATATCGTAACGCCTAAATATGATAAGGTTGAAGATTTTTTTGAAGGTTATGCGGCAGTCAGTAAAGAGGGATTGTGGGGTTTTATTGATGGCTCAGGTAATGAGGTTATCCCGTTAATATACCGTGAAGTTGAACCGTTTATAGAGGGTTACGCTATTGTCGATAAAAGTTACAATAAAAAGGGAATGATAAATACATTAAATGAAATAGTTATTCCTTTTGAATTTGCAGAATTAGAACCTTTTCAAGAGGGACTTGCAGTCGCTAGTTATTTTGGAGATAAAAAAGGATTTATAAACAAAGAAGGAAAGTGGGTGATTACTTTGTCATACGATTATGCTGAAGGTTTTAACGAAGGATTAGCAGCTGTAGGTATTAGAAATGGTCGAGAAGAAGAAAACGGAGACGTTTTATTTGGTTACATCGATAAAAAAGGAAAGCAAGTTATTGCCCCTAAGTTTAGTTCAGCTCGACCTTTTGTCGATGGAATTGCTATTGTTGGTGTCAAAACAGGAGAATATACCTATAATTTAGGTTATATAAATAAGGAAGGGGATTATATTATAAAACCTCGTTTTTTTAATGCTTCACCGTTTTTTAATGGTGTCGCATCAATACATGATGTCAATGGAAACCCTAAAAAAAATTATATAGATAAAACGGGTGAAGTACTTTACGTGGCAGATAAAAAGGAGTAG
- a CDS encoding GDYXXLXY domain-containing protein gives MKKYKWIIILVNLIILLGFLNYSIVKKETLLSDGQLVLLELAPVDPRSLMQGDYMTLRYAISQNTSNDSISKRGYCVVKLDANGIAKKVRLQDGKTPIHTDEFLIRYNAKGWRGITIGAESYFFQEGDAVKYEKAEYGGIIVDHEGNSLLSGLYDKQRQLIK, from the coding sequence ATGAAAAAATATAAGTGGATCATAATTCTTGTCAACCTAATAATTTTACTTGGGTTTTTAAACTATTCTATTGTAAAAAAAGAAACATTACTTTCTGATGGGCAGCTTGTTTTATTAGAATTAGCACCTGTTGATCCTAGATCACTAATGCAAGGAGACTATATGACTTTAAGATATGCTATTTCACAAAACACATCTAATGATAGTATTTCTAAAAGAGGGTATTGTGTTGTTAAACTAGACGCGAATGGGATTGCAAAAAAAGTAAGATTACAAGATGGCAAGACTCCGATACATACTGATGAATTTCTGATACGTTATAACGCAAAAGGATGGAGAGGCATAACAATAGGAGCCGAATCTTACTTTTTTCAAGAAGGCGATGCTGTAAAGTATGAAAAGGCTGAGTATGGCGGTATAATAGTAGACCATGAAGGCAATAGCCTTTTAAGTGGTTTATATGATAAACAAAGACAACTCATCAAATAA
- a CDS encoding DUF4401 domain-containing protein, with product MDKLNNKKAFIAAISASQGPEFKYNEQAILEDYNIQGKNKSSLTIKILTIIGGFLATLAFIAFLLFAGLYRSEAGLLIFGSFFIIIAIWLNTAYDTLIIDTFSVSSYIIGFVLLAIGLAQMEIDMNIVTIVISITALISLFITQNYILSFISILTITSNFLILIIFNNLYDLIHLYIVITTLLLTYVFLNEARLITAGLKLSKLYNPSRIGLIIALLFGLIAIGKRYLIPISERHIWLPSIVMFCVIMYLAHLILAINKIETLKSKILIYTLSCLMLLPLTFSPSILGAIIIILLSFLVNYKTGVAIGIISFIYFISQYYYDLSFTLLTKSIILFSSGIVFLLFYLFTSKLPHSNEKI from the coding sequence ATGGACAAACTAAATAACAAAAAAGCTTTTATAGCTGCCATTAGTGCATCGCAAGGCCCTGAATTTAAATACAACGAACAAGCCATTTTAGAGGACTATAACATCCAAGGAAAAAACAAATCTAGCTTAACTATTAAAATACTCACCATTATTGGCGGTTTTCTAGCCACACTTGCTTTTATTGCTTTTTTACTATTTGCGGGGCTTTATCGTTCTGAAGCAGGTCTGTTAATCTTTGGCAGCTTTTTTATAATTATTGCTATTTGGCTAAATACAGCATACGACACCCTTATTATAGACACTTTTAGCGTATCCTCTTATATAATAGGGTTTGTATTACTAGCTATTGGCCTAGCACAAATGGAGATTGACATGAATATCGTAACAATAGTGATTAGTATTACTGCGCTTATCTCGTTATTTATTACACAAAATTATATTTTATCGTTTATTTCCATATTGACGATTACTAGTAATTTTCTAATCCTAATTATCTTCAATAATTTATATGATTTAATCCACTTATATATTGTCATAACCACTTTATTATTAACCTACGTCTTTTTAAATGAAGCTCGCTTAATTACTGCAGGCCTCAAACTATCTAAACTATACAACCCCAGTCGTATTGGTTTAATAATAGCCTTACTATTTGGGTTAATTGCTATTGGCAAGAGGTATTTAATCCCAATATCAGAGCGCCATATTTGGTTACCCTCAATCGTTATGTTTTGTGTTATTATGTATCTAGCACACCTCATTTTAGCAATCAACAAAATCGAGACACTTAAAAGCAAAATATTAATTTATACTTTAAGCTGTTTAATGCTGCTACCGCTAACCTTCTCACCTTCTATTTTAGGCGCTATTATAATTATTTTATTAAGCTTTTTAGTCAATTATAAAACGGGAGTAGCGATTGGTATCATTTCATTTATCTATTTTATATCACAATACTATTACGACTTAAGTTTTACACTATTAACTAAGTCTATCATTTTGTTTTCATCTGGAATAGTATTTCTACTATTTTATTTATTCACTTCTAAATTACCACACTCTAATGAAAAAATATAA
- a CDS encoding DUF2157 domain-containing protein codes for MTKIDREDIHIIGRHSNWKQESIDTLLKQEIYSNQIAWQKFLKLFFISLGVGFTTAGILFFFAYNWADLHKFVKIGLVEGLITATTLIVLFSKLNSDIKNIILTGASILVGVLFAVFGQIYQTGANAYDFFLGWTVFITLWVAISNFAPLWFIFIILINTTLVLYTEQVANDWSIIFNATLFFVINALFLVTALLVKEQSKTIKIPIWFTNSVALIAVCFSTAAINEGIYHEQEFSFFVLLFIIITCYIIGIKYGLKVKSSFYLSIIPFSVIILICSLLLKLSHSDGIYFIIALFIISSITLVIKNLISLQKKWTN; via the coding sequence ATGACAAAGATTGATCGAGAAGATATACATATAATAGGTCGCCACAGTAACTGGAAGCAGGAAAGCATTGACACCCTTCTAAAACAAGAAATTTATAGTAATCAAATTGCTTGGCAAAAATTTTTGAAACTGTTTTTTATCAGTTTAGGTGTTGGCTTTACAACTGCGGGGATATTATTCTTTTTTGCTTACAACTGGGCAGACCTCCATAAATTTGTAAAAATAGGCTTAGTAGAAGGCTTAATTACGGCAACCACCCTTATTGTTTTATTCTCTAAATTAAATTCAGACATTAAAAACATAATACTAACTGGAGCATCCATATTGGTAGGTGTCTTATTTGCCGTTTTTGGACAAATCTATCAAACAGGCGCTAATGCTTACGACTTCTTCTTAGGCTGGACCGTATTTATAACACTTTGGGTTGCCATTTCTAATTTTGCGCCGCTATGGTTTATTTTTATAATCTTAATCAACACGACCCTTGTATTATATACTGAGCAGGTTGCAAACGATTGGTCTATTATTTTTAATGCCACTTTATTTTTTGTTATTAATGCCTTATTTTTAGTTACTGCTTTACTAGTGAAAGAACAGTCAAAAACCATTAAAATCCCGATTTGGTTTACTAATAGCGTAGCATTAATTGCTGTTTGTTTTAGCACCGCAGCTATTAATGAAGGTATTTATCACGAACAAGAATTTTCTTTTTTTGTATTATTATTCATCATAATAACATGTTACATCATAGGTATTAAGTATGGGTTAAAAGTAAAAAGCAGCTTTTACCTTTCAATAATCCCGTTTAGTGTTATTATTCTTATTTGTAGTTTACTTCTCAAGCTTTCACACAGTGATGGTATATATTTTATCATCGCTTTATTTATTATTTCTAGTATTACATTGGTCATCAAAAACTTAATTAGCCTTCAAAAAAAATGGACAAACTAA
- a CDS encoding adenosylcobalamin-dependent ribonucleoside-diphosphate reductase, with protein MKTETVLMPKKTYSRDEALKAALNYFKGDELAASVWLNKYALKDSADNIYESTPDQMHQRIASEIARVEQKYANPLTESEIFEAIKDFKYIVPQGSPMAGIGNPFQIASLSNCFVIGNNGDSDSYGGIMKIDQEQVQLMKRRGGVGHDLSHIRPKGSPVKNSALTSTGIVPFMERYSNSTREVAQDGRRGALMLSVSINHPDAEDFIDAKLEQGKVTGANVSVRIDDAFMKAVKADGQYIQKYPTFSPNPVYTKEIEATKIWEKIVHNAWKSAEPGILFWDTIINDSVPDCYADLGYKTVSTNPCGEIPLCPYDSCRLLAINLFSYVDHPFTEQAEFNFELFKKHIVIAQRMMDDIIDLELEKIDGILAKIDADPEEDIVKVTEKNLWLNIKQKAFEGRRTGIGITAEGDMLAALGIRYGSEEGNAFSTEVHKVLGVETYRASVNLAKERGAFSIFDADREKDNPFILRIKEADSKLYYDMLEYGRRNIALLTIAPTGTTSLMTQTSSGIEPVFMPVYKRRKKVNPNDKESRVDFVDEVGDSWEEYIVFHHRFKQWMEVNNIDSSKNFTQEEIDDLVKQSPYYKATSNDIDWNSKVEMQGAIQKWVDHSISVTVNLPNDATEALVGELYLKAWEVGCKGVTVYRDGSRSGVLIAVDDKKDSKITPSNFSKKRPQTLEADVVRFQNQKEKWIAFVGLVDNRPYEIFTGLTDDEDGILIPRWVEKGVIIKNRNTEGSSRYDFQYENKRGYKTTIEGLSHKFNPEFWNYAKLISGTIRHGMPIDKIVELIQSLQFDSESISTWKNGVQRALKRYVEDGTAVKGHTCSNCDSVNLIYQEGCLTCKDCGSSKCG; from the coding sequence ATGAAAACAGAAACGGTGCTGATGCCTAAAAAAACATATTCTAGAGATGAAGCTTTAAAAGCTGCGCTTAACTATTTTAAAGGCGATGAGTTAGCTGCAAGTGTATGGTTAAACAAGTATGCTTTAAAAGATTCTGCTGATAATATTTATGAAAGTACGCCTGATCAAATGCATCAACGAATTGCTTCAGAAATTGCAAGAGTAGAGCAAAAATATGCAAATCCGTTGACAGAATCCGAGATTTTTGAAGCTATCAAAGATTTTAAATACATAGTACCTCAAGGAAGTCCAATGGCGGGAATTGGAAACCCTTTTCAAATAGCATCTTTGTCTAATTGTTTTGTAATTGGTAATAATGGTGACTCTGATTCTTATGGGGGAATCATGAAAATTGATCAAGAACAAGTGCAGTTAATGAAGCGAAGAGGTGGTGTTGGTCATGATTTATCACACATCCGTCCTAAAGGATCTCCTGTAAAAAATTCAGCATTGACATCTACGGGTATTGTCCCTTTTATGGAGCGGTATTCAAACTCGACTAGAGAAGTTGCGCAAGATGGTCGTAGAGGCGCCTTGATGTTATCTGTTTCTATTAATCATCCGGATGCAGAGGATTTTATTGATGCAAAATTAGAACAAGGAAAAGTGACTGGGGCTAATGTTTCTGTGAGAATAGATGACGCTTTTATGAAGGCTGTGAAAGCGGATGGACAGTACATACAAAAGTATCCAACTTTTAGTCCAAATCCTGTGTATACTAAAGAAATAGAAGCGACTAAAATATGGGAAAAAATTGTACACAACGCTTGGAAATCTGCAGAACCAGGAATTTTATTTTGGGATACTATTATTAATGATTCAGTCCCAGATTGTTATGCCGATTTAGGGTATAAAACGGTGTCTACAAATCCTTGTGGAGAGATTCCTTTATGTCCTTATGACTCGTGTCGATTACTAGCAATTAACTTGTTTTCATACGTAGACCATCCCTTTACTGAGCAAGCTGAATTCAACTTTGAATTATTCAAAAAACATATTGTTATTGCGCAACGTATGATGGATGATATCATTGATTTGGAGTTAGAAAAAATTGATGGTATACTAGCTAAAATTGATGCGGATCCAGAGGAAGATATTGTAAAAGTTACAGAAAAAAACCTATGGTTAAATATCAAACAAAAAGCATTTGAGGGTAGACGTACGGGTATTGGTATTACAGCAGAGGGTGATATGTTGGCGGCTTTAGGGATTCGTTATGGTAGTGAGGAAGGTAACGCGTTTTCTACAGAGGTGCACAAGGTGTTAGGGGTAGAAACGTATAGGGCTTCTGTTAATTTAGCAAAAGAAAGAGGTGCCTTTTCTATTTTTGATGCCGATAGAGAAAAAGATAATCCATTTATTTTACGAATAAAAGAAGCGGATAGTAAGTTGTATTATGATATGTTAGAATATGGTCGTAGGAATATAGCTTTGTTAACTATTGCGCCTACAGGAACGACAAGTTTGATGACACAAACCTCGTCAGGAATCGAGCCTGTTTTTATGCCTGTGTATAAGCGTAGAAAAAAAGTGAATCCAAATGATAAAGAGAGTAGGGTTGATTTTGTTGATGAGGTTGGAGATTCTTGGGAAGAATATATCGTTTTTCATCATCGTTTTAAACAATGGATGGAAGTTAATAATATCGATTCTTCAAAGAATTTTACGCAAGAAGAAATTGACGATTTAGTAAAACAATCTCCATATTATAAAGCAACGTCTAATGATATTGATTGGAATAGTAAAGTGGAAATGCAAGGTGCTATTCAAAAATGGGTAGATCATTCTATTAGTGTAACGGTTAATTTGCCAAATGATGCGACAGAAGCACTGGTTGGCGAGTTATACTTAAAAGCTTGGGAAGTTGGCTGTAAAGGTGTAACGGTTTATAGAGATGGTTCTCGTTCTGGAGTTTTAATAGCTGTGGATGATAAGAAAGATAGTAAAATAACACCGTCTAATTTTTCGAAGAAACGTCCGCAAACGTTAGAAGCAGACGTGGTTCGTTTTCAAAATCAAAAAGAAAAATGGATTGCATTTGTTGGTTTAGTGGATAACAGGCCTTATGAGATTTTTACGGGATTAACAGATGATGAAGATGGAATTTTAATTCCGCGTTGGGTAGAAAAAGGGGTGATTATAAAAAATAGAAATACAGAAGGATCTTCTCGTTATGATTTTCAATATGAAAATAAAAGAGGTTATAAAACAACAATTGAAGGTTTATCTCATAAGTTTAATCCTGAGTTTTGGAATTATGCCAAATTAATTTCTGGTACGATTCGTCATGGGATGCCCATTGATAAAATTGTAGAATTAATACAAAGTTTGCAATTTGATTCAGAATCTATAAGTACTTGGAAAAATGGTGTGCAACGTGCTTTAAAACGTTACGTGGAGGATGGTACAGCTGTAAAAGGGCATACTTGTAGTAATTGTGATTCTGTAAATTTAATTTATCAAGAAGGGTGTTTGACTTGTAAGGATTGTGGGTCTTCTAAATGTGGTTAG
- a CDS encoding winged helix-turn-helix domain-containing protein, which yields MPKSLTIQEAQKLVLLSQNILNLNDKVDALDQTLLTIQHLGYIQIDTISTVQRAHHHTLWNRNPQYQNNHLDQLVEKKKVFEYWSHAAAYLPMQDYKYTLPRKNAILKGEQKHWFERDNALMKIVLKRIENEGALMAKDFVHAGEIGVWGSKPEKQALENLFMQGELMISSRKNFHKVYDLTERVLPKGVDVNEPTQEEYIRFLIKSYLKANGLGQASQIAYLLKKTKPLVSAGLQEMHANGELIKLSVNQQLYYSLPEFEGVLKTPLPSSGSLKILSPFDNLLIQRKRMQLLFDFDYQLECYVPKEKRKYGYFSLPILWAGKLVARMDCKAEKTTAILHINHLAMEKNVQDLDAFIIAFCEEIENYKRFNNCTQIRLHKTTPKSLRVVLQKVIDDK from the coding sequence ATGCCAAAATCACTTACTATCCAAGAGGCGCAAAAGTTAGTATTGTTATCACAAAATATTCTGAATTTAAATGATAAGGTAGATGCTCTAGATCAAACCTTGTTAACTATTCAGCATCTTGGTTATATTCAGATTGATACAATTTCTACTGTGCAACGCGCGCATCATCATACATTATGGAACAGAAACCCACAATACCAAAACAATCATCTTGATCAATTAGTAGAAAAGAAAAAGGTATTTGAGTATTGGTCGCATGCGGCTGCTTACTTGCCAATGCAGGATTATAAATATACCCTGCCGCGTAAAAATGCAATTTTAAAAGGAGAACAAAAACATTGGTTTGAGCGTGATAATGCCTTGATGAAAATCGTTTTGAAACGTATTGAAAATGAAGGTGCCTTAATGGCTAAAGATTTTGTACATGCAGGAGAAATAGGGGTGTGGGGAAGTAAACCAGAAAAACAGGCATTAGAAAACTTGTTTATGCAGGGTGAATTGATGATTTCTTCACGGAAAAACTTCCATAAAGTGTATGATTTGACAGAGCGGGTATTGCCTAAGGGTGTAGATGTAAATGAGCCGACGCAAGAAGAATACATCCGGTTTTTGATAAAAAGTTATTTAAAGGCAAATGGTTTAGGGCAGGCTAGTCAAATTGCTTATTTGCTTAAAAAGACAAAACCATTGGTGTCCGCTGGATTACAAGAGATGCATGCTAATGGCGAATTGATTAAGCTGAGTGTTAATCAGCAGCTTTATTATAGTTTGCCAGAGTTTGAAGGTGTGTTGAAAACGCCTTTACCTAGTAGTGGTTCGTTAAAAATACTGTCTCCTTTTGATAATTTACTTATTCAGCGTAAACGCATGCAATTGTTGTTTGATTTTGATTATCAATTGGAATGTTATGTTCCAAAGGAAAAACGGAAGTATGGTTACTTTTCTTTGCCTATTTTGTGGGCGGGTAAATTAGTGGCGCGTATGGATTGTAAAGCAGAAAAAACAACAGCTATTTTACATATTAATCATTTAGCAATGGAAAAAAATGTTCAGGATTTGGACGCTTTTATAATTGCTTTTTGTGAAGAAATTGAAAATTATAAGCGTTTTAATAATTGTACTCAGATTCGCTTGCATAAAACAACGCCAAAGAGTCTTAGAGTTGTTTTGCAGAAAGTTATTGATGACAAGTAG
- a CDS encoding GNAT family N-acetyltransferase yields MTFTPFPELQTTRLLLRQITVKDSAMVLYLRSDKTINKYIQRPPERQTKTIADATKHITMLTNQIESNTSITWGITLQNSTEIIGTICLWNFSKDHTIAEVGYDLIAKHHNKGFMSEALQAVIDFGFNKLPLNTIVAFTQFENANSIKLLESNGFSLNKLKKDSDNSKNLIFELFA; encoded by the coding sequence ATGACTTTCACCCCTTTTCCAGAACTACAAACTACACGCTTATTACTAAGACAAATCACTGTTAAAGATAGCGCCATGGTACTCTATTTAAGATCGGATAAAACGATAAACAAATATATTCAAAGACCTCCAGAACGACAAACCAAAACCATAGCTGATGCAACGAAGCATATTACCATGTTAACAAACCAAATAGAAAGCAACACTTCTATCACTTGGGGAATAACACTACAAAATTCTACTGAAATAATCGGTACAATCTGTTTATGGAATTTTTCAAAAGACCATACAATTGCTGAGGTTGGCTACGATTTAATCGCAAAACATCATAACAAAGGGTTTATGTCAGAAGCTTTACAAGCGGTTATTGACTTTGGTTTTAATAAGCTACCTTTAAATACTATTGTTGCATTTACGCAATTTGAAAACGCTAATTCTATTAAGCTTTTAGAAAGCAATGGCTTTAGTTTAAACAAACTCAAAAAGGATTCTGACAATAGCAAAAACTTGATTTTTGAGCTATTTGCATAA
- a CDS encoding tRNA-(ms[2]io[6]A)-hydroxylase, which yields MLHLKLETDPRWVTIAESNIEEILTDHAWCEQKAATNAITIITHNSEKVDLVTELLELAKEELEHFQMVHEIIKKRGYTLGRERKDHYVNQLYKFMNKGGSRLQSMVDRLLFSAMIEARSCERFKLLSERINDEELSKFYYELMVSEAGHYTTFITFARKYGQDIDVDKRWQELVEFEGELIKSYGTSEGIHG from the coding sequence ATGCTTCACCTTAAATTAGAAACCGATCCACGCTGGGTTACTATCGCCGAGTCTAACATAGAAGAAATCCTTACAGACCACGCTTGGTGCGAGCAAAAAGCGGCCACTAATGCGATTACGATTATTACACATAATTCGGAAAAAGTAGATTTAGTCACAGAGCTTTTGGAATTAGCTAAAGAAGAATTGGAACACTTTCAAATGGTTCATGAAATCATTAAAAAACGAGGGTACACTTTAGGTCGCGAGCGCAAAGACCATTATGTTAACCAACTTTATAAATTTATGAATAAAGGCGGAAGTAGATTACAATCTATGGTTGATCGCTTATTATTCTCAGCCATGATAGAAGCCCGAAGTTGCGAACGTTTTAAACTTTTATCAGAACGTATAAACGATGAAGAACTTTCTAAATTTTACTACGAATTGATGGTTAGCGAAGCAGGACATTACACAACGTTTATCACTTTTGCTAGAAAATACGGTCAAGATATTGATGTTGATAAACGCTGGCAAGAGTTAGTAGAATTTGAAGGCGAATTAATTAAAAGTTACGGAACAAGCGAAGGTATCCACGGATAA